TGGGGGCGGATCAAGAAGATCGAGGACTTCCACAGTGCCAGTTTTCGAATCGATTTCGAGGACAAGGTCTGGTTCAAGAAGCCCGAGGACAGCAAAAAGAAGCCGTATCCGGTTAGTGTTTATCTGAACAAGAAGCTGATCGACAACTACCGCAAGCGCAAGGCGTTTCTGGAAGAGATCAAGCACGCGGTGGATAGCGACAAGGCGTTGTTCTGTTTCTTTTATGGAGTGACGCCGGAGTTGAAGCAGGTGCCCGGCAAGAAGAACCCCGAAAAGCCTTTCGAGGTCTTCAATGCCAATATCGAGAACCTGGATCACTTCATTATTCGTGAAGCGCCGGGGCTGGAGTGACGGTTAGCTTTTGGGTAGTTGCAGTTTGGCTTCGCCACGGTGTTGGTTGACCAGCGAGTACGGCAGCACTGGCCAATCGGGGTTGTCGCAGTTGCGCTGGATGCGGGCGAAGTAAGCGCCCAGGTAAATCCCCTTCGGCGTGAAGTGCCAGTTGGAGTAACCCCAAACACTTTCATCGGTGTAGTCGCAGTCGCCATCGTCTTCGGCGGGCTTTTTCATTTCCTCGGGGTACAGCGTGGTGAACTGTTTGACCAGCCACGGCGCCATGACTTTCAGTTGATCGTATTCGGTGGCTGCGCTATCAGGTTCACCAATCCACAGTTACTTCATCCTGCTGCGTGGTGTTGAGTTCAACCACAATCGGCATCTTGCCCAACGTACCGGTAAAGACACGCGGGCCTTCTTCGGCATGGGCGATGGAAATCAATGAGAACAGCACAGCAGCGTATGGTGCCAGGCGCATCAGTCCCTTGAGCATGGATCGATCCTTGAATGAATGAGGCTGCGAAGTATGCGCGCAGGAATCGAGGCTCTACTAGAGCAGCATGCCCAGCATCACGATAGTCAGCAGCGCGATGTACACCCACGCATGCACCCGATCCGGTATCCGCCCTATCAACGGCGCAGCCAATCTGATCCCAAGCAACGAGCCAACCGTCAGCAGCGCAAACGCCAGCACATCGACATACCCGATATACCAAACGCCCAAATCAGCCCCGGTGAACCCGGCCAGCGCCATGTACGTCAGCGTCCCGGCCAATGCCACCGGCACGCTGAGCGGATTGGCCATGGATGTGGCTTGCGACATGCTCAGCCCGCAACGGCGCAGCAGCGGCACGGTCATGACGCTTCCTCCTACGCCGAGGAAGGTCGCGATGGCGCCGATGCCTACACCGCCGGCGGATGTTTCCGTCGAGGTCAGTCGCCGTGGGATCGTGGCGTGGGACTGTGTGAGAAATCCGCGGCGCAGCAGGCAATCGACGATGGTCACGCCGAGATAGGCGATGAAGGCGTAGCGGATCACTTCGCCGCTGACCCACATCGCAGCGATGGCGCCGACGACCGCGCCCAGGCCGATAAACCCGCCCAATGGCCAAAGGTAGTCCCGGAGCAGATTGCCCGCGCGTTGGTGTTTGCGTGTGGCGATCAAGGCGTTGACGATCATCACGCAGGTCGAGGTGGCCACGGCGATGTGCATGGCCGATTGCGCGATAGGGTCGGCGGCTGCGTGTGTGGCGGTGAACATGCGGTAGAGCAGCGGCACGATGACGAAGCCACCGCCGAAACCGAAGAGCACGGCGCTGATACCGGTAAGGCAGCCGAACAGTGTCAGCAGGAGATAGAACATGGCGGGCGTCCAGGGTTGGGAAGCCCACGACATTAGAGTGACATGCACTGGCCGGCTTCAGTAGTTCAGCCAATAATGTTCGCGTTTACGCCAATCGTCTGAGCCACGCCCGATGCGCAATATTTCGATCAATCAGCTTGAAGACACGCCTCGCCC
This genomic interval from Pseudomonas koreensis contains the following:
- a CDS encoding sulfite exporter TauE/SafE family protein, with protein sequence MFYLLLTLFGCLTGISAVLFGFGGGFVIVPLLYRMFTATHAAADPIAQSAMHIAVATSTCVMIVNALIATRKHQRAGNLLRDYLWPLGGFIGLGAVVGAIAAMWVSGEVIRYAFIAYLGVTIVDCLLRRGFLTQSHATIPRRLTSTETSAGGVGIGAIATFLGVGGSVMTVPLLRRCGLSMSQATSMANPLSVPVALAGTLTYMALAGFTGADLGVWYIGYVDVLAFALLTVGSLLGIRLAAPLIGRIPDRVHAWVYIALLTIVMLGMLL